Proteins encoded within one genomic window of Nomia melanderi isolate GNS246 chromosome 8, iyNomMela1, whole genome shotgun sequence:
- the Atac2 gene encoding ada2a-containing complex component 2 yields MSQTIDGRSIKVEPIDFSEDSENEACKKCGSLCDPYRKPALRCNGCSRKIHVECLKRGSVPVSFVGDVFFEFTCSNCNPFGEETVVRNRMPWLNVIILTLYNLREKSSGISKRGYFHWKSDISTFVDRNWDYLFKKTVKRKKNWIGTISGTLSHYSGIFFKSGTVELGESGWWRLIDNDPPEILIAKNEKMILDRKKQIGGQTKASSRMYSSPTPSESSISVGEDNTCGNELPKTEECSVYSQSHVQSNKTLFDLLLEENELNMDIEDDSMLNEQSDTPSLSDLIRDCQYQSNNFHFSQLLDDFTTEWGSTTDTTSETNCNIKVEQIKQEVEEEEDEEEEEEIEDEAESTDSLNSVQEQPPVSLFHVRNQRPWPWQRNHVIEEKIPRMTHQEEAYLLQQVNKSALNSAPPEIRRFYRKLAVRKLKREYGLPILDVDNFGLQTETSHKSSKDSNRVLDRFFGDDLGLFEQRLQGYNEPTSVHSPYTNRLLKPFIRRDTSCRPLWVRVMEELRTKVNKSNPKWRLPPAAPIDYSYIRPQHIPAINSLCSQFFWPGIDLTECLQYPDFSCVVLYKKLVIGFAILVPDVGYNEAYISFFLTRPEWRRSGIGTFMLYHLIQTCMGKDVTLHVSATNPALILYQKFGFKVEEFVQDFYDKYMPPNSRECRHALFLRLSR; encoded by the exons ATGTCTCAGACAATTGATGGAAGAAGTATCAAAGTAGAACCTATCGACTTTTCTGAGGATTCTGAGAATGAGGCTTGTAAAAAGTGTGGAAGTCTGTGCGATCCGTATAGGAAACCAGCATTGCGTTGCAACGGATGCTCAAGAAAGATACATGTAGAATGCTTGAAAAGAGGAAGTGTACCGGTGTCTTTCGTGGGAGATGTATTCTTTGAATTCACTTGCTCTAATTGCAATCCGTTTGGCGAGGAAACGGTTGTTCGTAATAGAATGCCATGgcttaatgtaattatattgaCTCTGTATAATTTACGGGAAAAGTCAAGCGGTATCAGTAAAAGAGGATACTTTCATTGGAAGTCTGATATCAGCACTTTTGTAGATCGTAATTGGGATTACTTATTTAAAAAGACTGT TAAGAGGAAAAAGAATTGGATTGGTACTATATCTGGAACACTTTCTCATTATAGTGGTATCTTTTTTAAATCAGGAACAGTAGAATTAGGGGAATCTGGTTGGTGGAGATTGATAGACAATGATCCACCTGAAATTCTCATAGCCAAAA atGAAAAAATGATATTAGATCGTAAGAAACAAATTGGTGGCCAAACAAAGGCATCAAGTAGAATGTACAGCAGTCCAACTCCCTCAGAATCTAGTATTTCTGTTGGAGAAGATAACACTTGCGGAAATGAGTTGCCGAAAACTGAAGAATGTTCTGTATATTCACAATCCCATGTTCAAtccaataaaacattatttgatcTATTACTCGAGGAGAATGAATTAA ATATGGACATTGAAGACGATTCCATGCTTAATGAGCAAAGTGACACTCCATCTTTATCTGATTTGATAAGGGACTGCCAGTATCAATCTAATAATTTCCACTTCTCACAATTATTGGATGATTTTACAACTGAATGGGGCTCCACTACAGATACCACATCCGAAACTAATTGTAACATTAAAGTAGAACAAATAAAGCAAGAAgtagaggaagaagaagacgaggaagaggaagaagaaatagaagacGAAGCAGAGAGCACCGATAGTTTGAATTCTGTTCAGGAACAGCCAcctgtttctttatttcatgTAAGAAATCAGCGGCCTTGGCCTTGGCAAAGAAATCATGTTATTG AAGAAAAGATCCCGCGCATGACCCATCAGGAGGAAGCATATTTATTACAACAGGTCAACAAATCTGCGCTTAATTCAGCACCTCCAGAGATCAGGCGATTTTACAGAAAATTAGCtgtaagaaaattgaaacgcgAATACGGTTTGCCTATACTGGACGTCGATAATTTCGGACTACAAACAGAAACATCTCACAAATCTTCAAAAGACTCCAACAGAGTATTGGACCGATTTTTTGGCGATGACTTAGGATTATTTGAGCAAAGATTGCAAGGATACAATGAGCCTACGTCTGTACATAGTCCATACACGAATAGACTCCTGAAACCGTTCATAAGAAGAGACACTTCCTGCCGACCTTTGTGGGTAAGAGTAATGGAGGAACttcgaacaaaagtaaataaatcgAATCCTAAGTGGAGGTTGCCGCCAGCAGCACCGATCGATTATTCTTACATTAGACCTCAACACATTCCCGCGATTAACAGTCTGTGCAGCCAATTTTTTTGGCCTGGCATCGATT tgACAGAATGCTTGCAGTACCCCGATTTCAGTTGCGTCGTGCTGTACAAGAAATTAGTTATAGGATTCGCGATTTTAGTTCCCGACGTTGGTTACAACGAAGCGTACATATCGTTCTTCCTGACCCGTCCCGAATGGCGTAGATCCGGTATCGGAACATTCATGCTTTATCATTTGATCCAAACCTGCATGGGGAAGGACGTTACGTTACACGTTTCAGCTACTAATCCCGCGTTGATTTTGTATCAGAAATTCGGTTTCAAAGTGGAGGAGTTCGTTCAGGATTTCTACGACAAATACATGCCTCCGAATTCACGAGAGTGCAGGCATGCATTGTTTTTACGATTGAGTAGATGA